The segment GTCTTTATTCTTCATTTTTGGTGCCTTCAAAGTATCTTTCACACTTTGCAACTATCTCTGGATACAGTTCTGCTGTCAGGCGCAGATAATACTCCGTGCAGCGTGTATCTGAATGCCCCATGTAAGCACAAAGATATGGCATTAACGCATTGATATCCTGTCCTTCTTTGACCCAGTTGCGGAGACAATGAACGCAGTAAGTGTGACGAAAATCATGAATTCTTGGGCCTTTACTTCTGCCGCCATGGTGTATTCCTGCTTTCCATAGGCATCTTCGGAAATGGTGGTATACAGACGCATCGCTAAGACTTTTTCCCTTACCATTAGTGAAGAGGTATTCTTCCTCTGAAATGCCAGAACGATATTTTCTCTGATAGTCCTGCAGATAATCTAAAGTTACCTGGTGAACAGGTATCATCCGATCTTTATTGTTCTTTGCCTGCCGGATAAAGAAGGTGCCGGCTTCAAAATTAATGTCTTTGAATTTTAAATGCATCAATTCGTTTACACGCATACCTGTGCTGTAGAGAACTCGGAAAATAACGGCATACTGCTGATTGCACTCATTTTCGAGCCCTTCTTTATCCGCAGCTTGAAATATTGACGCAAGCTCCTGGTCAGTAAAAATGTGCGGGACATATTCTCTGGTGTAGCTTCCTGCAGGCAGAGGCGGACAAATATATGCTTCGTTTCCTGCTCTGGACATATAACTAGCTAATTCCCGGATGGCTCCGACCCGATTATTGCGTGTTTGCTTTGTTTCATTTGGCCTTTTTGTGACATAAAGGTTTACAACTTCTTTCGTTAAAGCCGGATCCTTTATACCAGCTCTGAAAAAGAATCCATCCATTTCATGGTATCTGCGCTCTGCAGTCTCGTATTTGTAGCCGAGTTTTCGCTTTTCCTGAATCAAGTCTTCCATGAAAGGGCCGAAGACACTTTTATATTCGAACTTCATGATTCAGACACCTCGTTCGGATTGATCATGCATGCTTTTAAACCGTTCATATCAATCTGTAAGTATATGCTGGTGGATTTCACACTCGTATGTCCGAGAATCTGACTGATCTGCGGCAGCGGAACCTGCTTTTCAAGCAGAACTCTGCCAAGAGTATGCCGCAAAGTATGCATTCCGCAGAATCCTTCCCGCGGAATTGGAACACCAGATAGGGACAGATATTTCCTGAAAATCGTGTTCAGCTCGGAGGATTCGGACAAACGCTTATACGGGGCGTTGGCAGTAATAAAAACTGCATTATCTGTTGTGACTGGTCTGCTATGGCGAATATAATCAATAAGAGCCCAGCCAATGTCAGTCAACAGTGGAAGATGAATGGTATTGCTGGTCTTTTGTTGTTTTATGATGATCTCTTTGGCTTCCCAATTGATATTCTCTAATTCCAGATTCCGGATATCTACCGATCGCAGCCCGTATTTGCAGGCAACCATCAGAATTGCATAGTCTCTTTTTCCAACAGGACTATCTCGGTCAACAGAGCCGAGTATTTTTTTGACATCTTCCGGCTTCCAGCTGATAGGCAGATTTGCTCTATGAGGTGCGGAGACTTTCCTTACGAACCTGCTTTTATCCTCAAATGAATATCCGTTGCTGAAACAGTAACGAAAGAAAAATCTCATTTCGCCACAACGTGCTGTCACAGACTTTGGTGCTTCATCAATAAATAAAGCAAGGATCTTCTCAACAATTTCCTGAGTGATTAAATTGCAGTCATGAATGCTATGCGCGCAAAAGTATTCAATAATGAATCGAATTGTCAGTTCCCGGTGCCTTATGGTAGATTTTCGAATGCCCTGGTCTATCTGTTCCTGCAGGAATCCTTGATAAATTGGTTTCCAATAGTCATCGGTGATTTCGGAATGATATCTTGAAAACCTCGTAACAAATACCTGGCTGGAGCTGTATACACTTAGCATTTTCTGCGCACGCAGATGGCAAAGCTTTGAACTGTTATAGGACGAACTTACTTCAAGCGATTGAAGAAAGATTCCATAGTGCTCAGCTAAAAATTCCAAACTGATCTGGTCACTGAAATAAATGTAGTTATATTTGCTGCAATACTTCTTAAATTGGTTGTAATGATGAGTGTAGAGGTTGATAGTTCCGTTGCTGAAATTACGCTGCCGCATGATCTCAAGTATTTGAAATATGCACTGTTCAATTGTCAACTTGTTCTCCATTTTGAGAACTCCTTTCTATGGGTACTCCCATAGAAGAAGTATTACCGGAATGGTAGGACAAGAAAATAATGTAAAGTGATTGCCGCAGTTATCTGCATCAGCACAGATGATTGCGGCATTTACTTTACATTATCAATTGCTTTGCATAATTTCCTCCTCCTGCCGGTCCTGTAATCAGAAGGTTTCTTCCTTCTTCAATCCATTTGCAGTCGGCAAGATGTTCGATGCTTTCCGTATCCAGCTGACGGTCTGCGTCATAAATGCTTTGATCTATATCGGCCTGTGGATAGCGTAAGGAAGCTTTCTTCAGATAGCGGCTGAACTTCTTTTGATACCGGAGATCCCATTCCGCTTCAATCAATTTTTCAATCCGTTCTTCTGCGGGTATAAGATCTGTGTTCGGTTCCTCCGCCTGCTTTTCCAATTGAATATACCGATGTGGCGAAGCCGGGTTTCCGGTGAAACCAAGGCCACCCTTTTGAAGGTTGGGATCATGTGATTCCGGACCTTCAAGGCCATCCTGACGCACCCCAAATTTTTGAGAAACCCTCTTTCTATAATGGCGGTGAGGCTTATCGCCTCACTTGTACGAAAGGAGGTTATTTTTTATGTCAAAGTACAAGGAAATCCTGCGGCTTCTATCAACCACAGGGCTCTCTGCAAATGCCGGCGAAATAAGACCACATCGTCCGGACCATAAGGCCAGCGCGTCCGGTTGTGAAAGACCACCACATCCGGAAATCTGATACCACATTGTCCGGTGAATCAAGTCCACCCTCTGTGTTCTATAGTGAATCTTGTATGGGAATTGAACATCCGGCAGTTCCCGTACTGGAAATGGAGGGCATGAATAATATGCCAAACTATATGGACGTCGCCAAGATGCGGCGTCAGGGCTGCAGTCAGAGAAAAATTGCCAGTTCCCTGCACATGGGACGTGACAAGATCTCTGACATTTTTTCTATCATGGATTCCAATCATCTTACTTACGATCAGATGAAGAAATTGCCACCGCAGGAACTGGAAGAACTGTTCAACCCCGGAAGTGCTGCCAACAGCGTTTATGTTCAGCCTGATTTCGAATCTCTTTCCAAAGAACTGGCTGCTCCGAACATGACGATAGCTCAGCTTTGGAGAGAATATACGGATACCTGTCTGCTGAATCATCAGGTTCCCTACAGGAGAACACAGTTCGAGTTCCTGCTCTCTGGGTATCTGAAGACACATAACTATTCCGAGATCATCCAGCACAAGGCAGGTGAACGTTGCGAACTGGACTGGGTCGGTGACCGTCCC is part of the Galactobacillus timonensis genome and harbors:
- a CDS encoding tyrosine-type recombinase/integrase; the protein is MKFEYKSVFGPFMEDLIQEKRKLGYKYETAERRYHEMDGFFFRAGIKDPALTKEVVNLYVTKRPNETKQTRNNRVGAIRELASYMSRAGNEAYICPPLPAGSYTREYVPHIFTDQELASIFQAADKEGLENECNQQYAVIFRVLYSTGMRVNELMHLKFKDINFEAGTFFIRQAKNNKDRMIPVHQVTLDYLQDYQRKYRSGISEEEYLFTNGKGKSLSDASVYHHFRRCLWKAGIHHGGRSKGPRIHDFRHTYCVHCLRNWVKEGQDINALMPYLCAYMGHSDTRCTEYYLRLTAELYPEIVAKCERYFEGTKNEE
- a CDS encoding site-specific integrase, whose protein sequence is MENKLTIEQCIFQILEIMRQRNFSNGTINLYTHHYNQFKKYCSKYNYIYFSDQISLEFLAEHYGIFLQSLEVSSSYNSSKLCHLRAQKMLSVYSSSQVFVTRFSRYHSEITDDYWKPIYQGFLQEQIDQGIRKSTIRHRELTIRFIIEYFCAHSIHDCNLITQEIVEKILALFIDEAPKSVTARCGEMRFFFRYCFSNGYSFEDKSRFVRKVSAPHRANLPISWKPEDVKKILGSVDRDSPVGKRDYAILMVACKYGLRSVDIRNLELENINWEAKEIIIKQQKTSNTIHLPLLTDIGWALIDYIRHSRPVTTDNAVFITANAPYKRLSESSELNTIFRKYLSLSGVPIPREGFCGMHTLRHTLGRVLLEKQVPLPQISQILGHTSVKSTSIYLQIDMNGLKACMINPNEVSES
- a CDS encoding ATP-binding protein, whose protein sequence is MRQDGLEGPESHDPNLQKGGLGFTGNPASPHRYIQLEKQAEEPNTDLIPAEERIEKLIEAEWDLRYQKKFSRYLKKASLRYPQADIDQSIYDADRQLDTESIEHLADCKWIEEGRNLLITGPAGGGNYAKQLIM